In Novosphingobium kaempferiae, the DNA window GATCGAGATTGGAGGCCACTTCCTCGAACCGGTCGGCGAAGATGCGTTCGGTCTGCCAGTGCCGCTCCCTGAAGTCGGCAAGGACCCGCCGGTATTCGAGCTCCGCGCGCGCCTCGTCAAGCGCGGCGATATCGCGGACAAGCTGCAAGGCCCGTCCACCCGGGGCGTTCTTCGCCTGCCAGCCCAGATGAAACGGACGCAGCACCACGCGCGAGGGATCGGCGTGAAGGCGGGTCTCGAAGATGCGCAGCGGTTCAGACCAGGCGTTCTCGGGCCGGTTCAATCAGTCCTCCTTCACCCGAGCGGGCGTTCGATGACGTGACCATATCCATAATCGCATAGTGCGAGAACTGGAAGGCCAGGATGGATTCCGCGCCGCAGTTGGCGTTTGCACCGCGCGGCGTCACACCATCTTTGCAGCGCCCGCTGATGAGATCGCCAAGCACCGCGTTGCGATCATTCTCACCGAGGAACCAGCGCCACGCGGCGATCGCATGTTCCCGCCAGAATGGCCGCGATGTAGCGCGCCATGCGCTGTTCGCGGCTTCGATCGACGCCTGTGCTTCCAGCGGCTGCTGGTCGAACGGGAGGTAATCGTGTTCGCGGTGGAACGATTCGGATCCGATGGGCCGGAATTGCCGACGCGTCGACGTCTGCTGATGGCAGATCCATTCCAGCGTTTCGAGCCCCGCCTCGAGCCACTGCCTGTTTCCGGTTACGCGGCCCGCTTCCACCAGCGCCTGAGAAAGACGGGGATTGTCGTAACCCAGGACCGCCTCGAACCACGCCCAATCCGGGCGTCGCGCCCCGCCCAGCAGTCGCATCAGGAACTCACCGCCATGCGAAACCGCCTCATGAGACCGGTCATGCTCCCGGTCGACGGCGAGCATCTCGCAAGCCCCAAGAGTCACGAACGCGGCCGCGCGCGGGGACTGCAGGTTCGATACCGCAGTGATCACCTCATCGTAGAGATGGCGCGCCCACAGCGCGAGGCCCTCGTCCTGCGAGCGACGGATCGTGTGCCCCAAGGCCCACAACGCGCGACCATTGGAATCTTCCGAGCCTTCCTCCTCGCACCAGGAGCGATCGAAATTCATGAAATTGCGGAATCTGCCCTGTATCGGATTCCAGGCAGACTGTACGAATGCCGCATAGATCAGGCTCGTCCTGCTGCGCTCGTACGGGTCCAGCGTGTCGGCGAGGTTCATGAGCATCAACGCCCGGGCGTTGTCATCGAGGCAATAGCCATGCCTGCGATCGGGAACGATCCCGATCGAGTGCTGCAGCATCCCGGTCCCATCACTCATCGCAAGAACAGCCTGCACCTCGGGCGCCTTGTCCGGGAGTTCGGCCGGGGGCACGTGGCGGGGCGCCGCTTGCCATACGAGGCGCGCGGATGCGTCCGCAAAGCGGGGCCAGATCGTCTCCCGCCCGCGCAGATAGGCGCGCCGCTGCATTGCCGCCATCGCGCCGGGATCGTCGAGCAGGGCGTTCACCGCAGTTGCGATCGCCGAGCTGGAACTGGGCTCGATGAGCTCGCCCACGTGATCTGCCAAAAGCTCACGTGCGTGGACATAAGGCGTGGAGACGACAGCCTTGCCCAGTGCCACGGCGTAGCTCAGCGTGCCGGACACCGCCTGCTGAAGGCCGGGATACGGTGTCAGGTAGATGTCGCATGCTTCCAGCTGGTCAAGCAGTTCACCTGTCTCAAGAAACCGGTTGTCCCAGGCGATGTGAGCAGCGACATTCAGGTCTTTCGCCAGCTTTTCAAGGCTCTCGCGATAACGCTCG includes these proteins:
- a CDS encoding glycosyltransferase family 4 protein, translated to MAHMPFSQDHEFGCEVAEVHSIFEASDTLSRSPRHIALIGNFPPLKCGIATFTSDLYEQLGVFFPEIRVDLHALDERGSGLEYNGIAHRIDRADSESFARCAKRINASAVDAVWLQHEYGIFGGADGDLVCAFVDRLAPPLILTLHTVLSEPSDRQRKILRHLVTRASRIMVMSCEARRLLLSEYGAPGQIVEVIDHGAPDRPFGRQMEFKERLDLGGRKVLMTFGLLGPGKGLEHAVRALPAIVEQHPDVLYRIVGATHPNLVALEGERYRESLEKLAKDLNVAAHIAWDNRFLETGELLDQLEACDIYLTPYPGLQQAVSGTLSYAVALGKAVVSTPYVHARELLADHVGELIEPSSSSAIATAVNALLDDPGAMAAMQRRAYLRGRETIWPRFADASARLVWQAAPRHVPPAELPDKAPEVQAVLAMSDGTGMLQHSIGIVPDRRHGYCLDDNARALMLMNLADTLDPYERSRTSLIYAAFVQSAWNPIQGRFRNFMNFDRSWCEEEGSEDSNGRALWALGHTIRRSQDEGLALWARHLYDEVITAVSNLQSPRAAAFVTLGACEMLAVDREHDRSHEAVSHGGEFLMRLLGGARRPDWAWFEAVLGYDNPRLSQALVEAGRVTGNRQWLEAGLETLEWICHQQTSTRRQFRPIGSESFHREHDYLPFDQQPLEAQASIEAANSAWRATSRPFWREHAIAAWRWFLGENDRNAVLGDLISGRCKDGVTPRGANANCGAESILAFQFSHYAIMDMVTSSNARSGEGGLIEPARERLV